In Myripristis murdjan chromosome 5, fMyrMur1.1, whole genome shotgun sequence, the genomic stretch tttagatttttgctaaacaatCATCAGTAAAGTGAATATCAGGtggagataaataataaaacagttgAAACAGTCATGAAACAGCTCAAACAGTAATGAGGTCAGAGAACTGTATATCTTGACTGCAATGCAGCCTTTTAAACCAGGAAAGGACAACACTTGCgtcatatcacgatattacaatatctgaaatcccagattATATCTACTTTCATATTACAAAATCAATAAGATAACAATATATATTGCCAGCCCTAGATGGCATATGTGCATTCCATGAGAATaagaaaatacatcaaataacaaaatgggCATAGCAATAAAAAATGCCAATTCATGGCAAATAACTGtttcaaaaaggacaaaaaaaaaattggattaaGTGCTTAAGTGTGGATTTCTCTTTTGATACTATCAAAACCCTAGATACCAAATCTAACTGTTAGAGCTATGCGCTTAAATCCTTAATAAATAGTAATCTTAAGCCAGTTAAATCTAACACTAACCACATTTCTACACAGACGCTTGAAACCCAAACCCAGGTATGTTCCCCGATTGGTGCTGTGTGACCAAAACCACTACCCAAACCCCAGTACAAATCATAATCAATTGACACTTTTGTTACCTCGAGACAAGGAGGTAGAACATTCCCAGGGACATGAGGGACATCCCGACATGAAAGCTGACTCCCACGGCTCCATACTCCTTGAAGACCTTCTTTAGCTGTTGTGTCTTGTTGGGTTTGCCATCCTCTGGCTCCGTCTCTCTCGGGGCCTTcgggacagaggaggagctggtaGAGGGCTCCTTTAAATTCTGCTCctcctgacagacagagaaagaaaattagAGGAGAGaataaggaggaggaagaggaggggaagggacAGAATGTACCTGTCAGGGGAAAGAAATGATACATGCAACAGAGAGAGTGTACGGACGGATGGGAGGAAGTGAATGAAGAGTGAGGATAGTTTCCCCTCAGCATACCAAACCGGGACATTTTTCACATTAGTATGGGGAGTGTTCCCTCAAATTAAAACTGGAAACAAACTCCAAGGTGGTGACTTCATTTCTTTTGTAACCGCCGCAATTGAACTGATGTCAGTCTTCTCAACCATTTTCCTGCataaatttcaaaacaaaaggttGGAGACTTCATGGAAATGCAAACTGATAATGCTCCTAAGACACCGGGTTTGCCACACACTAAAATCTCATAGTCCAATTCCTCGTAACTTATTTACCATACAATCATTTCAGCAAGTAAAAACAATAGAGCAAATGATGTTTCGCATCACTGCCTCAACATATTTGCCCTGATCTGAGGTTTTAGTGTGCAGCAAAGCTAATCTATGGATTATGCTTCTCTTGTATTTTGACAGCACAAGCTGTGCAAAGAACACTTGACTTTTTTTACCATCTAAAAATGTAGTTTCACATCTAGttgataaaaaataacatgttttcttaGGTAGGGCACTAGGATATACAACCCTACAATgccaaaaacaacataaaacaaaaacaccaattGTGTGAACAATGAAACTGAGAATATTTGTGACAAAAGGATGCATGGTGATATTAAAACCTAGTTATGACCTTTGAGCCACACAGTAGGATATATTGAGGGGTGTGACTCTGCCCATCTGGATGGTGCTCTTTGGCTTGATGTGCAcatgtaattgtttttatgtaagtGCCATGCCAAAGAAAATTCCTGTTACTGCTTGagcttggaaaatgaacaaTTAAGTTTTTGAATCCTGGAGCAtagataataaaaaatgcagtttagcttTTTGGGGAAAATATAGAGCCCAGCCACACTGCGGGTCAATCTTGTCTTGAGTCCTAAACCAACACTGAAATcaaattttaagatttttacTTTCAATCACAAGAGGCTAGAGCTtctttttggagaaaaaacaaatcaaacacttTTTCCAAGCAAGGTGCTACGCAGAATTTCTGATACACAATTCAAGATGCATGctgcatacatttttcatttaattcaagCTAACATTACCCTAGGAGTAGGCCACCCCGCCCAACacatgcttttaaaaaaaaaaaaggggtggggtggggtgggggtgttgcAATTGTATTTACATGCATCATAGTGCAAagaaaacaattattttcaaacgTGCTCATTCAAGCAGGTCAAACAAAGCACGGACCTTTATGCGTCTCCTCATGAGTCCAGCCAAGGCTGTGCAGTCCCTACTGAGTCAGCTGATTTAATATGGACTGGCGTTGTGTTGTTTAGGTAATTCATTGACAGTACTCACACACGCCAACACTCGCcctttcacaagaaaacacacacacatgcacactcacaaagTCAACCACTCTCTCaaagacacaggcacacacacacacacgttcacaaaGACCCTCTCATCGGTTCACAAACAGACATTACACTGTGTTGGTGACCTTGAGACACAACCCACATGTTTGACATGTAGCTGAGAGCAGGCAGGTCATTTCCGTGTTGGCAAAAAGTGAATTAACTtaagtacaacacacacacacacacacacacatcagcacaccaCAGCAGAAAAGGGAGCTGCCGCAGATGGAACACTGATGGtgcggtcatgtgactcacacAGCCCTGAGGAAGGCAGGAGAGACAAATAAACCTATGTGAACAGTGCAGTATGTTAATATAGAGGTCAGCTTTATTTGGTAATGTGCCAAGAGCATAATTCTGCAGGGATGCATATCCTTTTTAGTGCAGCAGAACCTGTACAACAGGTATACAAACTGTACAAAGCAGAACAAGCACTGCATCTTCAGCGCTGCAGAgttgcttttaaaaaataaacaacaaaaaattaataCTGACTTCCAATGTTTAAGTAATTGCAACAGAATTCttttttcccagaaaaaaatgagttcaGACAGCTTTCCAAAAAAGGTTGCCTCGAATAGTGTAGAGTTACAAGCATGACAATCTGGCTGAACTCTGGAGGAAACCATCAATAACTTTAAAACAGGTCTAAGGACATTTGCACCTCAGTTTCTCCCTTCACCCATACCCTGATTTTTCAGACATTATTTTGATGTGCTGGGGGACATGCATATATTATCATTCCTACCAGAACTGCAAAATTCAGGGGAAAAAGTAACTGACTGTTATCCGTGTCATGGCTCAAACACAATCTTTGCTTCCCCAGGCTGGGGGCTCCACCCACGGCTGTGGCACTGATATCAAACCTCTTCAAACCGAATGTGGGGATATCTGGGTGGGACCCACAGCGATCCAgcaccacaaacaaaaaacagacttaACTTTAACAAGCATCTTACTGTTATGCCTGGCCTCTGAGACAACAATTTTAGGAATTCCGGGAAGCACATCGCCGCATGGTACAGAGTGTTAAGATTAAGATAAAATTagccatccaaaaaaaaagaaaaaaaaagtctttggaAAATTCTTTTGGGTTTGCCTAAGACACACAACCCATGTCTGAAGCATACTGGCAGCAGGAATGGGGGCGGGGGGCCAAAGAGAAGAAACCATCCTTCAACCACAGTGCCCAACTTCAAACCCGGGAAGACTGctcttaaaggagcagttcatccaaaatacagAAGATCTTTTCCCTCTTATCACTAGTGCAAtgtatccatccagatagttttgAGTGATCTGATGAAGTTTCCAATCATTTACAATTACAGTGGGGTTGGATCGGTGTTATTTTATGGGGCTCAAActtttaaaaactttcacttGGAAAACTTGTCTGTATTTGGATTCACTGAGGCTGCACAGACAGAGTTTGCCAGTgctctttggcaggaaatagttcccgaCAAAACTTTTCAACCCCAAGGACTATGGATTATGCCaggtatgcatgtttttttttttgtttttgtttttgtttttttttttttggaacaagcTGCTGCTAACTCCATGTGtatatttttatctgtttgagctccacaaatgaatatcCATCTAGtccatttacttatttatttattatttagacAGGAAGGTCCCACTGACATATAAGATGTCTTCTaccagggagtcctggtcaagaCAGGAGCACAATCAGATTCACATTAAGAACAATTTCACATGATAGgacacacaaaatacataaaatcaatacCCAAAAGCCATATCCAAATGCAGTCCACCTCAAGTGAAGGAAATtaagcaaaaacagcaaaatgtttgcAACATGTATTGAGTTGACGGAAGGCAAACTGGAAACCTTGCACCTGCAACTTTAAAATTCAGCCACAAGATTGTAAGCAAAACCAAAAGGACATAAAACATCACCCCAGTTCTTAAATCTCTACACGGGCGGCCATTTAGTCACAGAATTTAAagttttattacttatttataaAACTCTACATGGAGTTGGTCCAAAAAATTGGACTGATGTACTTGCAGATGAACAATCTGCAAGACCTCCTCTGTCACTAGGGAGTGAATTTCCAGTGgtgcccaggaaaaaaaaaaaatctaaaaaaaaaaaaaaaaaaaaaaaaaatctaatctaaatcttttttttgttccattgttttttggaattttgtgcctacttttttttttttttttttaaagcaagacCCTGGATCACTGTTTTGTACCTGACCTGGCACTTTGACCTCCAAATAAAAATTGGATTCCTCTTCAGGGATCAATCAAGTATCCCATTATTATCCACTGTGTGCTGTCATCTGAAGGTCAGAGTGCATTGCAATAAATAACAAATCTGTAAGTGCTGCAGAGGATGAACATTTGACACATCAGTCACAGGCTGCTCGCTCTAATCACCAGGCCTCCGCGCTGCCCAATGACCCTGCTGTGCTAACGCAATTACAACAACATTTCCTTTGATGGAACCCTTTCAGCTTAATTAAGCATATTGATGAGAGAAGTAATTACAAGCAAATCATTTAATTTCGGTTTTACGGCCCATCTTCAGCGTTCATTGACGATAAACAGAAATGGAGGCAGTAAAGAGGAGCGGCTTAATGTTCAGAGATGGGAGGACGTGATGTCCACAGGCTCCACTTGAAGTCGAGTCATTGAAATATCTCCTTTGAGGGCCGATCACTATCTTTCAAAGAGCCAACAGGAAATCACTAGGGCCAGTTAGCCGAATCTATTTTTAGAAAGACACCTAGACTGTCCCTGCAGGGCTAGGTAATTTGGTTAAAAGGAGTATCATGGCGACCTCTTTAACACCCCATTTTTCAGGCAGCCTATATCAGGTGAAGGGGAATTTAACCGtgatgagaggggaaaaaaattatgcagGGAGCTAGTTTGCGAATGAACATACTCTTCCTCATGATACATCAGAGATTAACTCAGTTTACAGAACTGATACCTCGAGTAGTGGCACCACTACTCAAGTGAACTTCTCTCTGTCACAGATCACTGAAAGAAAACTTTTACTAGTAAATACGTCTGCtcaaatattaatataatgtGTCTCAGTGATGTTATGAATGAACAGCAGGTGCTAAATTTGGGAGCAAGAGAGTGAAGCATTGTAATTGAATATGTGTAATTGCTTACTGATGCGTAAAACCGCTGATTTTAAGATTAATAATGGATGCTTTACAACAGGTGCatgctgaaaacaaaaggtGAGCTGAAACAGAACAGCCCTCAAGGCCTTGAATGGCCCTCCTGACCTATTCCCTTACTTCTCTCAGGGTATTGCagaaaacaggttttttttctaGCATCAACACAGGTATTGCAGTCTGGGAtcttatttaaataattttataataTGGTGGTGGTTTTATTGTATGTCACCTAAAAGCAAGTAAGCTGATCCTCATATCTGCTTTGAAGCATTCAAGTTGGTGGCGTAAGATGTGAAACAAAACCCATTCAAGAAACAGCTATAAGGATATTTAGCTACTAATaggtaaaaacagaaaagagaaagtcaCTTGCAAAATGTATGAtgatttgaactgaattaaTAAGGATGTtagtgaaaaaataatgatatgGATGACACGTGAGAGGCAGATGTGGCCCATCGCCCATCACACCTCCTGTTCATACTTCACTACACCTTTTGTTTCTGCTTGCTTCAGACTCATGCTTTGTGCTCCTGCATTATTGTCATACAATAAATTACCAGAGCACAAACAAGAATGAACAATGcgacaagaagaaaaaaaaacaagcctcttcttttctctctgttgcaaTTTGTCTCGCAAATTTGGCCCAGACCCCCAGGATGAAGCCATAGCTTGGTAACGTATTCACTGCTCTGCCAACAATGAACAATAGTATGGCTAGAGTGGGTGAGAGAGCAGGCCTTTGCTTTTCAGAGGGGATCGGGCCGAGTCAGGCCAGGCCAAGCTAAAAGCAAAGACAGGCAGCAGCCGTGGGAGGGTCATGTGAGTGAGCGGCCAAAGGGAGTTGTGCCAGGGAGGGTGTATAGGAGGGGAACAGTGGGCCTGCTGTGTCTGATAACAGCTTTTCAGGGGCatggaaacacatgcacacatatgaaGGCACAAtggtgtgcaaacacacacacacacacacacacacacacacacacacacacagagagagagagggtggagagTGGAGGGGAAATGGTAAAGGACTGAATCCCTCTTGTGTcagagtttcaggcagcagCCATAACAGTGACAAGGAAACGTCTGGAAATCAACATGAGCAAAACAACTAAAATGTCATCTGGTGGTGTGATCCAGACACAGATGCCCAGTTTAGTGTCTTAACCTGAGCCTAAGATCCTGTTTCGTGTGTGAACCAGGAGGGTAAACATACCTCAAACAAGTTTACCTGCTTATTTCTCAATTTTAATAGGTGGAGACAAGTTTTGATCATGAAAACTCACAGCAGCCTTGGGCAAAATGGTTGAAATCAGTatcaatcaatatcaatataatggGGACTGATACcaatatatatcacaatatgacCTGTGTGCAAAATCATGTTAAATAATCAAAATTTGCTCATCCTCTTGAGtcaaaccttttatttttttcaaataatattccTTAAAGTGTTCCATGCCCAATTGTGTcagaattttaatttcatttaaaaatactCTGTTCAGACAGCAGAATTTTGTCACGATACAATTCTGTTGAAAAGATATGTGCAACACTGAATTATTGCTCAGCCCTAATAGACCTTTTTCcgagcagccattttgacatgaacagcagTTAAACAAAGCtattactaatgatattaatttaGTTTCTGTTACATTTAATTGTCCCAGGGGCTTTCCAGCATGCACAGCACCAGGGCCCTGGcaattcatgtcaaaatggctgctgggaaGAAGGTCAATATAGTTATAATAAATCTTCCAAACTTACATACAACTGATGTGGCTAAAGTGATTTAAAGTAGCACACCAGTAGGCCTGCTTAGTTTGATTTATAATGAGGGTTATGACGCCTCATAATAATCACTAGTGACAGATCAGAGTTTTTATCTGACTGCCATATCACTGCTGTGTGTCAATCAACACCATGCATAAAGCAGCTCTCTCCAACTTACTTTCTCTTCTAGAGGGGGTCATAATTGGCAACAAGGTTTATAATGGGGTGACAATCCACATGGCTCTGCTGTTTCCCCTTCCTGTATTTATGTTTCCACCCTGATCCTAAAAGATCAGATAAAActaaacatatttttgtcttaAGAGTCCTAGGAACAGAAAGTGCACTAAAACTTTGTCCCTGGAGAGTCACCACAGGACAAGGTCTCCTGTGAGTTCCTTAATTAAGACTGACAGGAGACTCTTCAGACTATGCAAATGAAGGCAAAGGCTGAAAATCTTAGGGAAAGTCCTCTAGTATGTCCCTAAACTTTAAGATGAGCAGGTGTGACTTTACTGTTGCGAATGGGTTCAGACAAAGTGACTCACACTTACTGCTTGTTGACTAACCGCTATCTCTAATAATATAATTGAGAGCCATGTTTTTCCAGCTAAGAACCTGTGACCAGTGAGTCAGCaacttcttttgtgtgtgtgtgtgtgtgtgtgtgtgtgtgtgtgtgtgtgtgtgtgtgtgtgtgttttctatgcACAGACTACGATCAACTGCAGATAACCTATACTCCTACTGGTTCAAGTTAACTTTTGAAAGCTGCAGGTAGGACTGTGACTGGCCTGTTTTGCACAGCGTGAGGAATCCATGCAAGTGTGAGCAACCCACGTGTGCGCGTCGGTGCGTCATGCCTTGTTGTATAACAAGCCTGCCAGCTTACATGACTGAGCCGAAAAGGGCCAGGCAGCACAGCAAACCACTCGCACAACTCTTGGTTTTCTGATCctggtgcagagaaaacagACGGCGCGGTCACCACCAGTTGAACACGGGGCTCTCTGTGCACACACGGCCCCTTCGCCAAATGCGCTGTTTAAACACTGTCAGATTAAAGTGTGCCACGGAGGTTAGACAAACAGGCTTTCATTTACCCCTTTCTTGCTGTCAGAGCTCGTCTGCCCGGCGTCCGCGTCGCGTTTCTGCGTGGCTGCCGCCGTGGATGACGCTCTGGTTTGCATGGTCGTCGTCGGGCTGCAGATGAGCTGCCCTCcgcctgaaaacaaaacaccaccCGCCGCTTCTACCGCTGCTCTGCCGCGGTGCCGGTGTGCGTGAACCACTGGATACCCGAAACCACGCGAAACATCCACACTTCGCTGACTTTTGGAGAAGCTCAGAGCAATAGCAGCCACCCGGCCCAAGTGTCCCCGGTCTGTGATTATGAAAGCAGATGAGGAGTCCCAGCTCTGGTCAGCGAGCAGGTCCCTCTTTCGTCTCCCATGGCGCCACAGAGGTGTATCGGCGCCCCCGGCTGATCCACACACAGCCCGGCAGCACTGAAACGTGTAGTCATTGCGTAATGTCCATGTAATGTCCCCGGGTCCGCTTGGTTTGCCTCGCACTTGAAATAATAAACCCGGTGTTTTGAGAGCTTGATCTAATGCCGCTGCAGAAAGCCTCGCTCCCCGGCAGAAAAGCATTATCGTCGTCGGCCTTTGAAATGAGTCCGGATCGCTGAGATTCAAATAAAACGTATGATAAAAAGTATTGAGGATGACTAATATAGGCCAGTAGGAGTGGATGTGGACATGGTGCCCTGTGCCCTCATGTCTGCCCCGGTCCCCTTGTTGACCGATTATCACCGACAGCCAATGAGCTTTGACGCGCAATCGCAGATATTGTGCACGTAACGCTGGAGTGAAGCAGGCGGGGAAGGGGGGGACTTAAAGGTGTAAAGTCACATAATTGAATCATGTTGTGAACCTAATCTGAGGCGCTTATCATTGCCTATTATCTTtgggtgtgtatatatatatatatatatatatatatatatatatatatatatatatatatatatatatatatatatgtgtgtgtgtgtgtgtgtgtgtgtgtgtgtgtgtgtgtgtgtgtgtgtgtgtgtgtgtgtgtgtgtgtgtgtgtgtgtgtgtgtgtgtgtgtgccagcgtgGAGCTTTCTCAACTATCTTTGAGACATTTGATTTGagataataaatcaaattattatGTCGGCTGCTTTCAGTGGCCTCACCAGCACTAGGGTGATTGTATCTATTCCGATTTTGATCTATTTATTAGTTTCCTTCCCGCTTTTTGCGTATAGAAATAATCATGTTGTTCTCCAATTCATTATAGTTCACTTTGTGAGGAAGGAACAAGACGAGTATTTTGCGTTGTCATTGCTAATGACAGCATGTCTCCTCAGATTTAAGGATGTTACACACATATGACCTATGAAAAAATGTGGAAGTAACAAACTTATATTTATTCACCCTATTAATTCACTGCAGCTTTTGCAGATATGTAACTTAATGTTCCTTTTCTGTAGCCTGACTGCATTTAAATGAGAtaccttttacttttttttacaccattCCTTTTACCTAAGTAAATTATTCACAAAATACCAATATTTGCACTAGAGTAGGAGACTGTAGCTTGTTTCCTCCACCGCTCGTGACTCAAAGGTTTGTCAGAGTTATAAGATCAAGTGGAAATTAAATGACAACAGTCTTCCTCTCAACCTAACCTTGGCTCTGTTTAAAAACTCTGAGTGACTTTTATGTCCCTGATAAACACATTAGGGTCATGATCCCTTCTTGCGAAGATAATGTAGGccaacataaacataaaacgcCACAATACGGGTTATCATTCTTCAATGTTGAAGCTTAAGTTTTGCTTAAGTGTGTTTCtcagtgcagtttgttgtgGGGAAGGTAAGGCTATCCATGCAGCTAGGAGAAagataagagagaaaaaaagcctttaaaaaaaaaaaaaaaaaaaaagccattttaaCTGTAACAGGCTGGATTTGATCACTTTGTTCTCCACCAACCAAATAAAGGAAATACAGAATTTACACACTTGATTTGatcctcatttttcatttgctttatttgagaTGAAGTCCAAAATCATCTTCCTTTATGTGTTGCTcagttatttctgtttttatatctGAGAGTGCTGCATCATATTTGAATGTGTTCATTGTTGCTTCATTGTGCAATAACACATGATCTGCTGTAACATCTGAAGGAGCAAAAACTTGCCTGTGACATTTAAACCCTTCCTGTACAGCAACTTCAGGAAATAACGCAGATCAAACTTTGcacccacaaacacaagcacacactcacagacacacgcaGTCAAAAGAAGACGAAGAGAGTGGGGTGTGTGAGGAAGGTGAATGAGGGAGCGAGACAGAGAAGTGGAGGGATCTTTGGCAGTAAGCCATTAAAAACCACCTACAGCCAGTGCTGTAATGGAGGCCGCAGCTCTTCCTCTGCCAGACCACAGGATTGACAAGTGAAGGTctttaaaatgtctgtttaGTTTCAGATATCTTCCCTTTTATTTGTGTGATCAGGTAGGATATCTGTTGTATCCAGTATTATCAAAGGTGAAAGGAGAATATAAGTACATGTAACTGTTAAAATGTGTAATTCCCACCAATAAGGATACTTCATAGGTGTGAACATCCACTGATTCTCACAATTAAACAAGGGAAAGGAGTTTGCCCTGTCCatgatgacaaaatgtaaagtgcctttagagaaaatgaaaaggggaGAGGTgactattacatttttttttttttttttagaaagatCCATATTTTATGCCATTATTCAAAGCATCACACAAAATTAAGGTCATTTGGATGTAAATTCTCAGACAAGAGAAGCTCCAATCTCGTTTGGCATCATTATGACATGTCTGGGTTTCTCACTGTGGGAGTAAGCTGTtcatagtcaaaaaaaaaaaaaaaaaaaaaaaaactgagaaaaacagagttttttttaaacacgtCTCTACAatgcacacacctgcaggatattaaaaaaacaactcagtTCTGGGAAGTAATGTCAACAAcattagaaagaaaaaatgtcgGCCAATACGTTGCTGTCGTAGGCAATGTGGTTAGCCAGCGTGCTGACAAGTGTGTCTGTTGCAAAGTGAGTCGTCAGTTGACTTCCAGTTTTAACTTTTCATGCATTAATCACGATTAAGGACACCgttgtctttgtgtttgctctcctctctgaaATAACCACTCATAGTCAACTGTATCAACACCTGCAGCGCTAGTGGTTTTCCTATGAGGCagcttcattttcactttctgcAGACACATTAATCTGGTTTCCAAGGCAGCCCACAGCAAAACCCCAGTTCACATTCATTGCAAGTGaaatttttgcttttctgaTGCATAATCACACCAACAGATGACCATTCAGCAGTATTTGAATTGCAAATAACTGAATAGTGCTTTTGATTGTGTGCTAACCTGGCAATCTGGCTGCTAGGTGGCAGCTGCATGGCTGATGTGGAGTGGTACAGTAgtagaagaaaaagaggaggaggacataCCGGGAACTCAACAGCTGTGACTCTTTATTTGTCATGAACAGTGAGGCTGATTGGTACATGCACTGTATCTTCAAAAGGTGTCTAATGACGTTCACAGGAACCAGTCGGTCAGGTTTACTATAGTGAGCAATATTATCAGAGGACTGTCAGTCATGTTTTCTCCCTTAGTCAATGTTTGAATAGTTTGAATGTTTGCTGTATCATTTTTTGTGTCCTAATTCCACCTGGTCCGT encodes the following:
- the fam210b gene encoding protein FAM210B, mitochondrial, whose product is MLFCRGARLSAAALDQALKTPGLLFQVRGKPSGPGDITWTLRNDYTFQCCRAVCGSAGGADTPLWRHGRRKRDLLADQSWDSSSAFIITDRGHLGRVAAIALSFSKSQRSVDVSRGFGYPVVHAHRHRGRAAVEAAGGVLFSGGGQLICSPTTTMQTRASSTAAATQKRDADAGQTSSDSKKGEEQNLKEPSTSSSSVPKAPRETEPEDGKPNKTQQLKKVFKEYGAVGVSFHVGMSLMSLGMFYLLVSSGIDMAALLCKLGFSEAVVQSKMAAGTSTFVLAYAIHKLFAPVRISITLVSVPLIVRYFRKTGLFKTPSP